A portion of the Apus apus isolate bApuApu2 chromosome 3, bApuApu2.pri.cur, whole genome shotgun sequence genome contains these proteins:
- the LOC127382105 gene encoding endogenous retrovirus group K member 8 Gag polyprotein-like isoform X1 — translation MERQAAYDLFSCFLEKRGIKGIDVKKELPGLLAYGYDKGLFLNPHTVHELQEWRKFGDKLWEATLEDDKTAKRLGKLWKVVHNELLQHQAEKKAAQQANVAQSKNRDYSGWSECPLPPATATVTLPPPAPASSPPADSARPTAPPEPWPGGPQLRGGNEPIPGVESDLAEAIAKERREAWAALAKDCMEAGDSGALGAAQDVACPVMYTPLAGGGLQAAITPLDWKLLSQLRATVSQFGVKSEPVKQMLDYIWGTQLLLPGDCRALAKLIFSQHQQLLFSAHWQALCQQCTQVQRPLGDPLHGVTLAELMGLGAFVRTEAQALLGPDKCREAMRLAREAMDLVKEPGGIPSYMGIKQGKDEAFGSFIDKVASAIERAGVPDYMKGAMLKQCATQNSNAATKNILSTLGWEWIIEQALERLSGVPTGPQAMLVEAIKELGAGLHKQAEAVQTQVLAALAPLQASAITGVKAPSNGRIRCYRCGGMGHIRRDCQATSLWCQKCRVDSHNTGACRRRPGNSKGSANKANSSHAQTQIAAAQQQAPVPSYGPPPPGASAWTWQPQ, via the coding sequence ATGGAAAGGCAAGCAgcatatgatttattttcttgctttttagaaaagcgTGGGATTAAGGGTATAGATGTTAAGAAGGAACTCCCTGGGTTGTTAGCTTATGGGTATGATAAGGGGCTCTTTTTGAACCCCCACACAGTACACGAGTTACAGGAATGGCGTAAATTTGGGGATAAGCTATGGGAGGCTACTTTAGAGGATGATAAGACTGCTAAAAGATTAGGCAAGTTATGGAAAGTTGTTCACAATGAGCTTTTGCAACATCAGGCTGAAAAGAAGGCAGCGCAACAGGCTAATGTGGCACAAAGTAAAAACAGAGACTATAGCGGCTGGTCTGAGTGTCCGTTACCCCCAGCGACAGCCACGGTTACGCTGCCACCGCCTGCCCCTGCGTCTTCCCCGCCTGCCGACTCGGCGAGGCCAACTGCTCCCCCAGAGCCATGGCCAGGGGGCCCCCAGCTCCGCGGTGGCAATGAGCCGATCCCTGGGGTGGAGAGCGACCTAGCGGAGGCCATTGCGAAGGAGCGCAGGGAGGCTTGGGCTGCACTGGCAAAAGATTGCATGGAAGCAGGGGATAGTGGGGCATTAGGGGCTGCGCAAGATGTAGCCTGCCCAGTGATGTATACGCCGCTGGCTGGGGGAGGATTACAAGCCGCTATTACGCCTCTGGATTGGAAACTTTTATCTCAATTACGAGCCACTGTTAGTCAGTTTGGTGTTAAAAGTGAACCAGTAAAGCAAATGCTAGATTATATTTGGGGAACTCAGCTGTTGTTGCCGGGTGACTGCAGAGCATTGGCTAAGCTGATTTTTTCACAACATCAACAACTCCTCTTTAGTGCCCATTGGCAGGCATTATGTCAGCAATGCACCCAAGTGCAACGGCCACTGGGAGACCCCTTACACGGTGTCACCTTAGCCGAGCTGATGGGTTTAGGTGCATTTGTGCGGACTGAGGCTCAAGCATTACTTGGCCCTGATAAGTGTAGGGAAGCTATGAGGCTAGCCCGGGAGGCCATGGATCTAGTGAAGGAGCCAGGGGGAATTCCATCCTACATGGGAATCAAACAAGGAAAAGACGAGGCATTTGGCAGTTTTATAGATAAAGTTGCTAGTGCCATTGAACGAGCTGGGGTCCCTGACTATATGAAAGGTGCAATGTTAAAGCAGTGTGCGACCCAAAACAGTaatgcagcaacaaaaaatatattgagcACCTTAGGGTGGGAGTGGATCATTGAACAAGCCCTTGAGCGCCTTTCCGGTGTACCCACAGGTCCCCAAGCCATGCTAGTAGAGGCAATCAAAGAGCTAGGGGCAGGATTACACAAACAAGCTGAGGCAGTGCAGACTCAGGTGTTAGCTGCTCTTGCACCCCTACAAGCCTCTGCGATCACTGGTGTAAAGGCTCCATCTAACGGCCGAATAAGGTGTTATCGCTGTGGAGGAATGGGTCACATACGCCGGGATTGTCAAGCCACCAGCCTGTGGTGTCAAAAGTGCCGCGTCGATTCCCACAACACGGGCGCTTGCCGACGCCGTCCGGGAAACTCCAAGGGCAGCGCGAACAAAGCCAACAGCAGCCACGCTCAGACACAAATAGCTGCAGCCCAGCAACAGGCACCGGTACCCTCCTACGGCCCGCCACCGCCGGGAGCCTCGGCCTGGACCTGGCAGCCGCAATAA
- the LOC127382108 gene encoding MAD2L1-binding protein-like translates to MAPGRLSAAPREPRGGGHASPARPPGGGRKMPVPGAAALPAAPLLVAEGPPAPDRGGRGRPPPQSGVLLPCPSVSVVFPGAVSRESCCRFAGELLKHVLHQRHQLPLPYEQLAFFCRRPAPEGDARKKAASVDLASKRCQQTLMDLEGLLQHLEAMFSLTPVPRVLFLLGGTVMSPKELYELNLEGVCEGSAEESLETASCVRKLFHSLFVADVFSELQALPATDTVVMLQGRRDCGVDWFWPKLNYKVPTRGKKLTVTLSCGGEMHLSASSPQHVASTWEDYIWFQAPVMLKGFQE, encoded by the exons ATGGCGCCGGGCCGGCTCTCCGCCGCTCCCAGGgagccccgcggcggcggccATGCcagccccgcccgcccgcccggcggcGGCCGGAAGATGCCGGTTCCCGGCGCGGCGGCTCTGCCCGCGGCCCCGCTGCTCGTGGCGGAGGGGCCGCCGGCCCCGGATCGCGGCGGCAGGGGGAGGCCCCCGCCGCAGAGCggggtgctgctgccctgcccctcGGTCTCCGTGGTCTTCCCGGGGGCCGTGAGCCGGGAGAGCTGCTGCCGCTTCGCCGGCGAGCTCCTCAAGCACGTCCTGCACCAGCGGCACCAGCTCCCGCTGCCCTACGAGCAGCTCGCGTTCTTCTGCCGGCGGCCGGCGCCG GAGGGAGATGCGAGGAAGAAGGCAGCCTCCGTGGACCTGGCGAGCAAGAGGTGCCAGCAGACGCTGATGGACCTGGAAGGACTGCTCCAGCACTTGGAAGCGATGTTTAGTCTGACCCCGGTTCCCCGGGTTCTTTTCCTACTTGGAGGCACCGTCATGAGCCCCAAGGAGCTCTATGAGCTCAACTTGGAGGGCGTCTGCGAGGGCAGTGCTGAGGAGAGCCTGGAAACTGCATCCTGCGTTCGCAAGCTGTTCCACTCGCTCTTCGTTGCGGACGTCTTCAGTGAGCTGCAGGCTCTCCCTGCCACGGACACTGTTGTCATGCTCCAAGGACGCCGTGACTGTGGTGTGGATTGGTTCTGGCCCAAGCTCAACTATAAGGTACCGACCCGAGGGAAGAAGCTAACGGTGACCTTGTCCTGTGGTGGAGAGATGCACCTCAGCGCCTCGTCTCCTCAGCACGTGGCTTCTACCTGGGAGGACTACATCTGGTTTCAAGCGCCTGTGATGCTCAAAGGCTTCCAGGAGTGA